The DNA segment CGTCTATTCCCCAATCCTTCATGTATAATTCTTCTCCAGCCACGCTACATACTCCATCCACTACTAGTAGTGTTTCGTCATGATGTTTCTTCACTTCTTCTCCAAGACTTTTCAATTCTTGTTTTACCCCTGTGCTTGTATCCACGTGGGTTACTGTTATTAGGCTGTATTTCTCTTCATCTAGCTTCTCCATTATCCTTTCAGTTTCCACTCTGCTTCCCAGTTCATTTACTTTAAGGATATCCACTTTAACTGGGTATCTTGATAGTAGTTCTATCATTCGATCTCCAAAGTATCCATTGGCTACCACAAGTATCTTGTCTCCGCTTTTTATGAAGTTTGTTGTGCTTGTCTCCATGGCTAATGTTCCGCTTCCAGCGAGGATTACCGTTTTATAGTTTTCATCCACAAACACTATTTTCCTTAAGTTTTTCAGTGTTTCATTGAATATTTGTATGAATTCCTTTGATGTGTGGCTTAGTGTTGTTACACTTAATTCCCTTAGTACTGATGGTTCAAATAATGTTGGTCCTGGAATCATGAGTAGAGATCTTTCACTCAAAATTTCACCTAGCTAACTTATATTTCTCTAAGTATTTAAGCTTAGGCTTTACGTAAAATTCATAACTTGACGTTGCCACATTATTTTCCATGGGTTTTAAAGATTCCTTTGTTAAGATTGCTAGGGTTTGCGGGTTTATAACTCCATTGGTTTCTTATGGTATGATCTTTTTGGCCATAATGAATGCCCCATGGTTTTCTTGGTATAGGAATGCTTTGAGTGATTTGGGTGCCAGACCCCCCTCAGACTTGTATTTTAATTCGGGTTTGATTTTAGCTGGTTTTCTTGAAGCATTGTTTTCCATAGGGTTATTCCTAAATATTAGGGGGATTGTTGGTGAGGCTTCTGCAGTGATATTATTTGCTGATTCCATTGCTTTGATGTGTATAGGGATATTCCCTGAAACTGCTGGTAGAATTCACTTTTACGTTTCAGTAGCTTTCTTCCTCCTATACCCCATTGCATCAATCTTGTTCGGGGTTCATCTCCTTTCCCATGGAAAGGATAGATTGTTTGGCGTTTTAAGCGTTGTCATGGCTTTCATTTGTCTAGCCATATGGTTTTTGGTGCCGTGGAGATCCATGGGGGTTACTGGAGTTGCAATTCCAGAATTCCTATCATCACTGGTTGGTTGTATATGGATGATTTACATTGCATACAGATACCTTATGAATAATTAATTATATTTTTCCATCTCCAAACGTTAACGTCATTTTACTGCATGCTTTGTTATTTCAATTGAGCATGCATTGTATTTTGTGCAGAATTCTTCACATTTCTCAGCCCATATTTTCTCCCTATACTTCAGGCCACACTTTTCACATACGTATACCGTTTCACCATTGTATGTAAACTCTCTAACCATGTTCATCACCAACCCATTTAACCTCATTGCTTATATGCTTATTGTAGCATATTATTAGTTTGGTGATTGCTTGAGGATTGTGGATTTGAGGAGTGATACTGTCACTATTCCGCCTAAGGAAGCTTTAGCCACAATTCTTGAAGCTCCATTGGGTGATGACGTTTACCGCGAAGATCCAACTGTCAATAGGCTTGAGGCTATGGCTGCTGAGATATTTGAGAAGGAGGCTGCTTTGCTTGTTACTAGTGGGACGCAAGCTAACTTGATATCTGTTATGGCTCACACTAAACGTGGAGATGAAGTTATTGTTGAGTATGATTCGCATATCTACAATTATGAGGTTGGTGGGATATCTTGGATTGCAGGTGTTCATCCAAGACCCATAAAGGGGGTTAGGGGTTTCATGGATCCAGCTGCCATAGAAGCTGCCATTAGACCTAAAGATATTCATTGTGGTGAAACCACACTGCTCTGTGTTGAGAATACCCATAATAGGGCTGGAGGTACCGTTATAACGCCTAAACAGATGGAAGCTATGGCTGAAGTTGCTAGGAGGTATGGTTTGAAAGTTTATGTTGATGGTGCAAGGATATTCAATGCCGCAGTGGCTCTTGGAGTTAAACCTTCAAAACTTGTTGAGCATGCCGATTCCCTCAGCTTCTGTCTTTCCAAGGGTTTAGCTGGACCAGTTGGTTCTCTTATGGTTGGACCTAAAGATTTCATTGAACGTGCAAGGAAAATTCGCAAAGTCCTTGGTGGTGGTATGAGGAAAGCTGGAGTTATAGCTGCACCCGGGATATGGGTTTTAGAGCATATGGTGGATCGTTTAAAGGAAGATCATGAGAATGCCCGTAAACTAGCCCTTGGACTCTCAAAGATAAAGGAGATATCCATTGATTTAGATTCAGTTCAAACCAACATTGTGATTTTCGAGTTGAAGGAGATTAGTGCAAAGGTTTTTGTGGAGGCTTTAGCTAAGAGGGGTGTTAAATGTGGTGCTATTGGTCCACGTAAGATTCGTATGGTTACACACTATGGCATTACTTCTGAAGATATTGATTATGTATTGAAAGCCGTTAAAGCAGTTATAGATGATTTATCCGAATGATATTCAAAATACATCTAACCTTAAATATAACATTAAATTTTTGTAATGATTTTTAAATTTCCTCCTATACATTTATATTTTTATTGCTTATTTAATGGCAATATTAATTTATCCGTTTGTGCCTATTTTATTGCTGGTTGATTAGTGGTTTGTATGTGGAGTATGCTTTATCTGCTTAGGAATAATCCTGATAGGATTAAAGCTTCTCAACGTGCTAGGGGTTTGGATGAGTCTGTTGTTGATAAGGCTTTAGAATTGGATTTAAGGTGGCGTAGAACTTTAACTAGAGTTAATGAGTTGAGGAGGGAGCATAATAAGATTTCACGGGAAATTGCAAATTTGAGTGGTGAGGAGAGAGTTAAAAAGCTTGAGGAAGCTCGTAAGTTGGCTGAGAGGATTGAAGCTGAAGAGAAGATTTTGAGGGAATTGGAGGAGGAAC comes from the Candidatus Methanomethylicota archaeon genome and includes:
- a CDS encoding aminotransferase class I/II-fold pyridoxal phosphate-dependent enzyme; translation: MRIVDLRSDTVTIPPKEALATILEAPLGDDVYREDPTVNRLEAMAAEIFEKEAALLVTSGTQANLISVMAHTKRGDEVIVEYDSHIYNYEVGGISWIAGVHPRPIKGVRGFMDPAAIEAAIRPKDIHCGETTLLCVENTHNRAGGTVITPKQMEAMAEVARRYGLKVYVDGARIFNAAVALGVKPSKLVEHADSLSFCLSKGLAGPVGSLMVGPKDFIERARKIRKVLGGGMRKAGVIAAPGIWVLEHMVDRLKEDHENARKLALGLSKIKEISIDLDSVQTNIVIFELKEISAKVFVEALAKRGVKCGAIGPRKIRMVTHYGITSEDIDYVLKAVKAVIDDLSE
- a CDS encoding DUF998 domain-containing protein, whose product is MGFKDSFVKIARVCGFITPLVSYGMIFLAIMNAPWFSWYRNALSDLGARPPSDLYFNSGLILAGFLEALFSIGLFLNIRGIVGEASAVILFADSIALMCIGIFPETAGRIHFYVSVAFFLLYPIASILFGVHLLSHGKDRLFGVLSVVMAFICLAIWFLVPWRSMGVTGVAIPEFLSSLVGCIWMIYIAYRYLMNN